DNA from Deltaproteobacteria bacterium:
GTGCTGAAGCTCGAGGGGGCCCAGCTGCGCCGGCTGGTGCAGCACGGGATCGACAGCGGCCACGGCGCGCTCTCCTACTCGGGCCTCTCCCTCGAGGCCCGGGGCTGTGAGCTCCTCTCCATCCGGATCGGGGAGGCGCCGCTGGACGACGCGGCGACCTACACCCTCGTCACGAACGACTACCTGAGCGGCGGGGGCAGCGGCTTCGACACGCTGGCGATCCCGGGCGACCGGATCGAGGTCCTCTGGGAGCGTCCCCTCCTGCGCGAGATCGTCGCGGACCACCTCGGTGGGCTCCAGGGGCCGCTGGAGCCCGCGAGCTACTTCGACCCGGCCTCGCCGCGGCAGCGGCGCGACGGGGACTGCAAGCCCGCCCGGAAGGCGGGCTCGTGAGCGCCCCCCTCTACGAGCTGCTGGCGACGGATCCGAGCGGCGCCCGCCGGGGCCGCCTCCACCTGCGCCACGGCACGGTGGAGACTCCGGTCTTCATGCCGGTGGGCACCGCGGGCAGCGTGAAGGGCCTCGACCAGCACGAGCTCGAGACCCTGCTGGAGGTCGAGATCCTCCTGGGCAACACCTACCACCTCTACCTGCGGCCGGGGCACGAGCTGGTGGCCCGCCACGGCGGCCTGCACCGCTACATGTCCTGGCCCCGGAACATCCTCACCGACTCCGGCGGCTACCAGGTCTTCTCCCTCTCCAAGCGCCGGAAGATCCGGGAGGAGGGGGTCGAGTTCCGCTCCCACCTCGACGGCTCGCGCCACCTCATCTCGCCCGAGCGGAGCATGGAGATCCAGCTGGCCCTCGACAGCGACGTGATCATGGCCTTCGACGAGTGCCCGGCCACCGACGCCCCGCGGGCCGAGGTGGCCTCGGCCGTCGAGCGCACGACCCGCTGGCTGGATCGCTGCATCGAGGTCTGGCGGCCGGCCCGGGAGGCGGGGAAGGGCGAGCTCTTCGGGATCGTCCAGGGCGCCCTCGACGGAGAGCTCCGGGACGAGCACACCGCGATCCTCCTCGAGCGGGACCTCCCCGGCTACGCGGTGGGCGGCCTCGCCCTGGGCGAGGAGCCCGCGAGGATGCGGGAGATCGCCCACCGGGTGGCCTCCCGGCTGCCGGCGGACCGGCCCCGCTACCTGATGGGGGTGGGCTTCCCCGAGGACCTGCTGCGCTGCATCCCCCTGGGGCTGGACATGTTCGACTGCGTCCTGCCCACCCGCTGCGCTCGCAACGGGCTGCTCTTCACCTCCTACGGCCGGCTGCCCATCCGCAACGCCACCTGGAAGGACGACGAGCGCCCGATCGACCCCTCCTGCGCCTGTCCGGCCTGTCAGCGCTACAGCCGGGCCTACCTCCGGCACCTCTGCCGCTCGGGGGAGCTCACCGGGATGAAGCTCTCCACCCTGCACAACGTCTGGTTCTATCTCACGCTGATGCGGGAGGCGCGGCAGGCCATCGAGGAGGGCCGCTACGAGGCCTTCGCGGCCGAGAGGCTCGAGCGGCTGGGCCGGGGCCCGGCCGAAGCCTAAGTCCCCGGGATCGCGGGCTTTCGACCGGAAGCGGTGCTCTTGTGGCCCCCCCCACCCGGTGGTAGGGTGCGCGCCCTTTAGCGCCCCTTCGAGCGCACTCCTTCCTTCTCGCAGGTGAACCCCATGTTCTCGTCGATCCCCACTCTCCTGGCCCAGGCCGCGGATGGCGCGGGTGGCCCTCCGGGCTGCGGTGGCGTCAACATGATCCCGATCCTGCTCATGTTCGCGGTGGTGTATTTCCTGATCCTGCGGCCCCAGAGCAAGCAGGCCCGCGAGCACCAGAACCTCCTCGGCGCCCTCAAGAAGGGTGACGAGGTCGTGACGCAGGGCGGCATC
Protein-coding regions in this window:
- the tgt gene encoding tRNA guanosine(34) transglycosylase Tgt, with product MSAPLYELLATDPSGARRGRLHLRHGTVETPVFMPVGTAGSVKGLDQHELETLLEVEILLGNTYHLYLRPGHELVARHGGLHRYMSWPRNILTDSGGYQVFSLSKRRKIREEGVEFRSHLDGSRHLISPERSMEIQLALDSDVIMAFDECPATDAPRAEVASAVERTTRWLDRCIEVWRPAREAGKGELFGIVQGALDGELRDEHTAILLERDLPGYAVGGLALGEEPARMREIAHRVASRLPADRPRYLMGVGFPEDLLRCIPLGLDMFDCVLPTRCARNGLLFTSYGRLPIRNATWKDDERPIDPSCACPACQRYSRAYLRHLCRSGELTGMKLSTLHNVWFYLTLMREARQAIEEGRYEAFAAERLERLGRGPAEA
- the yajC gene encoding preprotein translocase subunit YajC, coding for MFSSIPTLLAQAADGAGGPPGCGGVNMIPILLMFAVVYFLILRPQSKQAREHQNLLGALKKGDEVVTQGGIVGKVFAVQDHLVTLEIARDTRIRILKTNISSLYTSPAAEADGE